GATTACTTTCTTTCTTGTAGGAAAATATTTATCCTCACTTTCCAGATTGTCCGGTTTCGTAAAAGAAGAACTAAACTCGATTTGGAATAATTATCAGAAGTTAGGTGAAAAAATCGAATCACTTGTAAATGAACGTTTTTTGACTCTTCAGGAAATTTCATAAAATGAAACCGGCAATCCGAGTATCTTTGATTTATTTCGTGCTCGGATTTGTCTGGATTTATCTTTCGGACTATGCACTCGCCAGTTTTTTAAATGAATCTGAGGATTTGCGGATCGCTCAAAGTTATAAAGGTTGGCTTTTCGTAACTCTTTCTTCTTTACTTATATTTTTTCTTTTACTCAGTGAATTCAAAGTTCAATTCAAATTTCAAAAGGAAAAAGAAGACTCAGATCATCTTTACAGAAACATCCTGGAACAAATTCAGGATTCCGTCATCGTTTTCAACTTAAATACCTGGAAGATAGAACTGATCTCCAAGCAGACTGCCAATTTTTATGAAACATCAGTAGCTGCCATTGTAGACAATCCGTACTTACTGATCGAAAGACTTCATCCCGAAGATAAAGAGAGAATGGTGGATATGTGGACCAATCGGCTTCGGGAAAATCACTCCTCCATACTTTATCGACTGTTATTCCCTGATGGAAGAGTGAAATGGGCTCTTGAAAATAGGCTGTTTTACGATAGCGGATCGGAAATGCAAAACAGGGCGATTGCGCTTACTACTGACATTACTGACTATATGCAGAACCAGGAAAAACTGGAAAAATCGTTAAAAGAAAACGAGGTTTTGCTGACGGAAGTTCATCATCGTGTAAAGAACAACCTAGCAGTGATTATTTCTTTTTTGCAGCTTCAATCCTATTCCGCTCCTCCTGACGCAGCTGCCATTTTGGACCAAAGTATTGCGCGAATCAGAGCGATTGCGCTCGTACACGAAAAATTATACAGTTCCAAAAATCTTTCCGGCCTCAATTCGAAGATGTATATAGAAAGTTTGGTGGAAAATATCAAGCTTATGTATATGAGAATGGATATTCGAATTCATTTGAATATCGAACCGAGAGAACTGGATCTGACTTCCGCCATTCCTTTGGGACTTATGCTTACGGAACTTTTGACAAATTCGTTCCGACATGCATTTCCCAATCCTCAGGAAGCGGTCATATCGGTTGATTTTCGAATCAATGAAAATGATAAGATAGAATTGATCTATAAAGACAATGGGGTGGGACTACCGTCTTCGTTTGATCGAAAGAGGATAGATACTGTCGGTTTGTCTGTAATCTTTTCTCTTTCCAGTCAGATGATGGGAAGAGAAATCGAAGTACTCTCCAAACCGGGTGAAGGCGTTTTATTTCATTTCGAATTTCCGAACTATAAAGATAAAAAAGGAATTTCCTAGATGCACGAAAAAGGCAAATCTTATAACGAAATACAAATCAAAGATACTGCTCAGTTTACTAAAACCATTACGGAGACGGATGTGTATTTGTTTGCGGGAATCAGCGGGGACTTCAATCCTCTACATGTGGACGAAGAGTACGCCAAAACCACTTCGTTCGGCACAAGGATCGCTCACGGAGGACTTGCTGCTTCGTTACTTGCTCCTGTGCTTGGAATGAAATTACCGGGACTTGGAACTCTGGCCCTGGAAACGACTACCAAGTTCAGAAAACCTGTTTATTTTGGAGATACGATCACCTGTAAGGTGGAAGTTACGGAAAAACTGGAAAAATTGAAAGCGGTCCGTTTGAAAGTAGTTTGGACCAATCAAAAAGGAGAAGTGGTCAGCAAAGGGGATGCTCTTGTCATTCCTCCTGGCTAAGGTATTGTCCCAGAAGTCCTATTTCATCTTCTACAAATTCCCTTACTTCTTCAAGTTCGTCCGTATCAATGATCTCTTCCAGGATTTCTTCTCCGTTTTCATCGTTTCCAAGCCGTAGCACGATATAACCGGGAACATCCGAATCAGGATCATCTAACTCCACGTTGACGAGATGATACTCCGATTCGGTATTGGGTAAAAAAACCAAATACTCGAATCCGTTCAAAGAAAAAGAGTAGAACACTTCCCATAAGAACTGGTTTCCCTTTTCATCCACTAGATCGATTTCTTCCGAAGCTCTGGAAGGAAAAAAATCGTCTCCAAGCCCCATTCCTTGCATTTCCATTATTTGTAAAAATCCTTCTCGAAGGGTAAGCTGTGTTTCTTTTTGAAATTGCATTCCTTGCAGGAAGGAACAAGATTCGCTTTGACCGATTTCCCTCCTCGTATAAGAGGAATTAGATGGTCCATTGTCAATTCGTCCACTTTGAACTTACCGGAGCAATAATGACAAATGCCCGAGGAACGTTTGTTTTTCCACCAGGCAGTGTTTTTGAGTTCTTTTGCCTTTCTTCTTTCCCGGGCGATTTCTTCGTCCGATACGGTGGAAAAAAATCTATCTTCTGACAAAGTCTCATCCATACTTAAAACTGACTTAATTTCAAGTGAAATGTCAAGAAAAGAAAAAGGGTCGACGAATTCCCGAGAGGGAAATTCCTACAAGTAATGGGTCGATTGTATTATATCGATAATTTACGTTCATTTGCCTTATTGCTCGGGATAGTCTTTCATTCTGCAATTGTTTATGCGCCTAAAATCGGGTATGCGATACAAAACCCCGAACGTATCGAACCGTTCGGATACTTTTGCTTTTGGATTCATAGTTTCAGGATGCCTCTGTTTTTTATTATCTCCGGCTTTTTCTCCGGACTTGTTTGGGAAAAGAAAGGATGCCTTTATTTTTTGAAAGGCAGATGGGAACGTATCTTTATACCGATGTTAGTTGGTATTCTCTTTTTGGCACCGATACAATATTTTCTAATTCAAAAGATCTCTCATCCTCATCTTTCTTATTTCACTTACTATTTGTCTTTTTTCTCAAAAACAGGATTTGGCCAGTCTCATATTTGGTTTTTGGTAAATTTGTTTTTATACGGATTGTTATTTGTCCTTTTGCCCAAGGATTTGTTAAAGAAAACGTTCTCCCGTTTTCGAACGAAACATGAATCGGTTTTATTTTTTGTTTTACTTCTTTTTTCGTTTTCTTTGACTCTTCTGGCTCATTCTTTTTTTCCCAGAGGAGATAACGAATTCGGTATCGATAAACTTCTGTTTTGTTATCAAGTTACCTTTTTTCTCGGAGGAGTATTCGTTTATCATTCGGGGAAAATATTGATCTCTGCAGTGGAACCTGCGCCCGATTCCTTTCGATTGATCAATTGGATTTTATTCGGGATCGTCGTATACGTTTTGTTTTACGAATGGGAAACAAAGGATCCTTTGTGGATGCCTTATTTTCGCGGAGGGATTTACAATCGGATGATCCATATTTTATTATGGTGCCTTTCTCCTCTCGTTTGGTTTCAGGTTTTCGTATTGGCATTCCAAAAATGGGGAAATGAAACCGGGGAAATCAGCAAGTATCTGATCGATTCCAGCTTGCCTGTTTATTTGGTTCACCATCCCATTTCACTTTCGGTTGCTTTTTATTTTAGAAATTGGGATTTCCCCGTGGCGGGCAAATTTGCATTCCATCTCTTGATTGTTCTTAGCCTTAGTTTTTTATTTTACGACCTGATTGTGAGAAATTCAATCGGTTTGAAAAAACTTTTCGGTGTTAAGTGAATTCCTTCCACCGAAAAGCCTGCTTTTACTTTCGAATTTTTTTGATCAGGTGCGACTAACAGCCTGTATGGCGGAGGCGACTGCGGCATCCATGGTTCCGTTGTGTTTTGCCAAATGTTCTCCCGCAAAAAACACTCTTTCGTAAGGTTCGGCCCAGGCATCCTTGATTCCCAAAGAGCCGGGAGGAAATAAGGATACAAATCCTTGGCTTCCTGTCGCTTTCTGAAAAGAATGGAATACAAACTGAGAATGATCGGTCAGTTCCAAGATCTCATCCGTTTTTGTTTCCGATAGAGACAATTTGAGCATCGCCCTTTTTTGCGCATCAGATCCTTTTTCAAAAAGGGATGCCCTGTCACCTGTGGCAAGGGAAGTGAGTAGATATGATTTTTCTCCGATCGCTTCTTCGCTCGCAACATAGAGTGCTTGGGCAGGTGTATCGGTTAACAAGAATTTGGGGAATAGATTTTCTTTTTTTACGCACTGAATGATGTTTTTGGAAATTTTACCCGATTGCATTCTGAGTGCGGAATAAACCAACTCCTTAGGAAGTCCCGGCGACCATTTGATGTCCAGAACCGCTGCAGGAGGAAGTGTGCAAATGATCAGGTTCCCCCGAATGATTTTTCCAGATGCAAGTTCCACTTGTGCTTGGGATTTCATTTGGCTTACTTTTGTGATCGGATCTCCGAGTGAAATTTCAGTATCTCCTAGTTGAGCTGCAAGCGCAGAAATGATTTTGTCCGCTCCTCCCGAAACATAAAAACCGGGACGAAGTGCGGACTCGGAAGAAGCGAGATCGTTCAAAACGGCTTCACTTGAAATTTGATTCAGATCTTCCCCGAAAAAGATCCTATAACATTCGCTTAATGCTCGAACTTCTTCTTCGGCTAATCCTTGATAGCGGGCATAAGATGAAAAATTTATCTTATCCAACCCTTGCTTTTGGCTTTCATTCCGAGATTTATGCAGATCGATCACCTTTTCCAAGGTTTCTACCGAACTTTGGGAAAGCTGAATCAAAGAAGAATACTCTCCCGTTTTTTTGATTTGGAATTTTTCTGCTAGAGGGGAAGTTTTCAACTCCAGTCCGAGTTGTTTTACAAGACTTTTGATATCGGATTGTCCGTCCCCGATCCATTCGGCACCTAAGTCTTGAACGATATTATTTATTTTATCCCTATGGGTGAAGATTCGTCCGCCCAATCTTTCCGATCGGTCTACGATGGTCACATCATATCCTGTTTGGCGAAGTAGATACGCGGAGTAGAGACCGGAAAGTCCCGCTCCCATAACGATTGCTTTTTTAGAGGAAGAGGGTTTGCCCGCCGGCTTTGTCTCTGCGGCTACGGGGGTAATTGCCCAAGAGTTGCGGGAAAATACAACACCGGAAACGGAAGTAGTGATTGCTAGTTTTTTAAGGAAGTCTCTGCGATTCATAAATCTTGCCCCTAAATTCTAGCAATTCACAAAAAAGGCTAGAAAAATTACCAAATTCGTTTCTACTAGCCATTGCTTTTTTGCATCAAATCCGAGGACTCTTTGAAAATTAATTTGAAAAATGTATTTTATTCTCTTGTTTTAGTTCTCTTTCTGCCGACGGTACCTATTTTTTCCCAAGCTCCTTTGGTTTTGGACCATCATATGGAAGGAAAAACCGCCTGGCAAAATACTTTGATTTTGGAAGATACTTCCGCAAGTTTTTCCAAAGATGAAATTGTTTCAGGCAAAAGAGATTCCGAATTTTCAAAGCTCTTATCTCCGAATCTAGGGTTTTCTTCTTCACAGTTTTGGATCCGGCTGCCTGTC
The nucleotide sequence above comes from Leptospira kobayashii. Encoded proteins:
- a CDS encoding DUF1292 domain-containing protein is translated as MEMQGMGLGDDFFPSRASEEIDLVDEKGNQFLWEVFYSFSLNGFEYLVFLPNTESEYHLVNVELDDPDSDVPGYIVLRLGNDENGEEILEEIIDTDELEEVREFVEDEIGLLGQYLSQEE
- a CDS encoding acyltransferase family protein, with the protein product MGRLYYIDNLRSFALLLGIVFHSAIVYAPKIGYAIQNPERIEPFGYFCFWIHSFRMPLFFIISGFFSGLVWEKKGCLYFLKGRWERIFIPMLVGILFLAPIQYFLIQKISHPHLSYFTYYLSFFSKTGFGQSHIWFLVNLFLYGLLFVLLPKDLLKKTFSRFRTKHESVLFFVLLLFSFSLTLLAHSFFPRGDNEFGIDKLLFCYQVTFFLGGVFVYHSGKILISAVEPAPDSFRLINWILFGIVVYVLFYEWETKDPLWMPYFRGGIYNRMIHILLWCLSPLVWFQVFVLAFQKWGNETGEISKYLIDSSLPVYLVHHPISLSVAFYFRNWDFPVAGKFAFHLLIVLSLSFLFYDLIVRNSIGLKKLFGVK
- a CDS encoding HNH endonuclease, which gives rise to MDETLSEDRFFSTVSDEEIARERRKAKELKNTAWWKNKRSSGICHYCSGKFKVDELTMDHLIPLIRGGKSVKANLVPSCKECNFKKKHSLPFEKDFYK
- a CDS encoding sensor histidine kinase is translated as MKPAIRVSLIYFVLGFVWIYLSDYALASFLNESEDLRIAQSYKGWLFVTLSSLLIFFLLLSEFKVQFKFQKEKEDSDHLYRNILEQIQDSVIVFNLNTWKIELISKQTANFYETSVAAIVDNPYLLIERLHPEDKERMVDMWTNRLRENHSSILYRLLFPDGRVKWALENRLFYDSGSEMQNRAIALTTDITDYMQNQEKLEKSLKENEVLLTEVHHRVKNNLAVIISFLQLQSYSAPPDAAAILDQSIARIRAIALVHEKLYSSKNLSGLNSKMYIESLVENIKLMYMRMDIRIHLNIEPRELDLTSAIPLGLMLTELLTNSFRHAFPNPQEAVISVDFRINENDKIELIYKDNGVGLPSSFDRKRIDTVGLSVIFSLSSQMMGREIEVLSKPGEGVLFHFEFPNYKDKKGIS
- a CDS encoding MaoC family dehydratase, whose protein sequence is MHEKGKSYNEIQIKDTAQFTKTITETDVYLFAGISGDFNPLHVDEEYAKTTSFGTRIAHGGLAASLLAPVLGMKLPGLGTLALETTTKFRKPVYFGDTITCKVEVTEKLEKLKAVRLKVVWTNQKGEVVSKGDALVIPPG
- a CDS encoding flavin monoamine oxidase family protein, producing MNRRDFLKKLAITTSVSGVVFSRNSWAITPVAAETKPAGKPSSSKKAIVMGAGLSGLYSAYLLRQTGYDVTIVDRSERLGGRIFTHRDKINNIVQDLGAEWIGDGQSDIKSLVKQLGLELKTSPLAEKFQIKKTGEYSSLIQLSQSSVETLEKVIDLHKSRNESQKQGLDKINFSSYARYQGLAEEEVRALSECYRIFFGEDLNQISSEAVLNDLASSESALRPGFYVSGGADKIISALAAQLGDTEISLGDPITKVSQMKSQAQVELASGKIIRGNLIICTLPPAAVLDIKWSPGLPKELVYSALRMQSGKISKNIIQCVKKENLFPKFLLTDTPAQALYVASEEAIGEKSYLLTSLATGDRASLFEKGSDAQKRAMLKLSLSETKTDEILELTDHSQFVFHSFQKATGSQGFVSLFPPGSLGIKDAWAEPYERVFFAGEHLAKHNGTMDAAVASAIQAVSRT